Genomic segment of Coffea arabica cultivar ET-39 chromosome 1e, Coffea Arabica ET-39 HiFi, whole genome shotgun sequence:
CAGTGCCAATTTTCTTCACCTTGATCCTTGTCTCAGATCTCAAGAAATGATATCGGACATCAATGTGTTTAGTCCTCTCATGATGAACTTGATCCTTGGCTAAACATATTGCGCTGAGACTATCACAATATATATTAGCCTGATCCTGATGTAGGCCAAGATCTCCAACCAGCCCCTTTAACCAAATTCCCTCTTTAGCAGCCTCCGTCAGTGCCATATACTCTGCCTCAGTAGTGGACAGAGTCACTGTAGGTTGTAGAGTTGCTTTCCAACTAACTACAGAATACCCAAGAGTGAAAACATAACCAGTCATCGACCTCCTACTATCAACATCTCCAGCATAATCAGAATCTAAATAGCCTGTAACCAAACACTCTGTATCACCTCCATAGATGAGACCAACATCAGATGTACCCCTCAAGTACCGAAAAATTCGCTTCACTGCCAGCCAGTGCTCCTTCCCAGATTAGCCATAAATCTGCTAACAACACTGACTGCATGTGCCAGATCAGGTCTAGTGCAGACCATGGCATACATCAAACTACCCACTGCACTAGAATAGGGAACCTTAGCCATATACTCCATCTCAGCTTCTGACTGTGGTGCAAGTGTAACTGATAGTTGAGTATTCGTTGCACTCGGAGTATTCAAGGGTTTTGCTGTAGACATGCCAAATCTGGATAGTACCTTCTCAATATAGCTCTTCTGTGATAAGAAAAGCTTTTTCTGACTTCTATCCCTGAAAATCTCCATTCCCAAAATTTTCTGTGCTGCACCCAAGTCTTTCATCTCAAACTCTGCACTGAGAAGACTTTTCAACTTCTGTATATCAGCTTTATTCCTCGCAGCTATGAGCATATCATCTACATACGGAATCAAATAGATCATCGAACCATCTTCAAGTTTGTTGTGATATACACAACAATCATACTGACTTCTGTTGTAACCTAGCTCAATCATGTAGCCGTCAAATTTTTTGTACCACTGTCTTGGGGACTGCTTTAATCCATACAAAGATTTCTTCAACTTGCATACATAATCTTCTTTTCCCGGAACATGAAATCATCTGGCTGAGTCATATAAATCTCTTCATCTAACTCTCCATGTAGGAAAGCTGTCTTCACGTCTAGCTGCTCAAGTTCTAAGTCCTGATGTGCAACCATTGCTAGTAGCACCCTGATAGAAGTGTGTCTGACCACTGGTGAGAAAATCTCATTGTAGTCTACTCCTTCTCTTTGAGTGAACCCTCTTGCAACAACACGTGCTTTATACTTGATGCCCTCAGCTGGAgaaattccttccttccttTTAAAGACCCATTTGCAAGTCACAACCTTTCTCTCTGCTGGCCGTTTGACCAATTCCCAAGTGCCATTCTTGTGTAACGACTCCATTTCATCACCCATTGCAGCAAACCATTGAGCTGACTCACTGCCTGAAATAGCTTTTCTATAGGTAGAGGGTTCGGGAGAATCCACCTCCTCAGCAACCTGAAATGCATAACCTACAAAATCCCGATACCTGCTGGGAGCTTGTACTCCCACTCTCCTTGCACGATCATAAGCAATACCATGCTGCTGAGTTTCTGACGCAGTATGGGATATAGGTGTCAACCTTTCTGCTGATGTAGGTTCTGGAGACTCTACTTCTGCAGGAGGTTCAGTTTCACAGGATAGCTGTTGATAATCACTAAATTGCTGTTGTGATTCAAAACCATTCTGAATGATTTTTAGCTCCACCTATTTATCAACACCTGCACTTTCTTCATCACCTGCACTTTCTTCAACAACAGCCTTCACAGAAGGGTTAAGTATAGAGTTTTCATCAAAAATTACACTTCTACTAAGTATAACTTTCCTTTCTGAGGGTGACCAGATTCTATACCCTTTAACCCCATCTCCATATCCCAGAAACACTCCCTTTTTAGCCCTTGGTTCTAGTTTACCCTCACTGACATGATAATACGCAGTACAACCAAAAGCCTTCAAATTTGAGTAAGTAGGGGACATACCAGACCACACTTCATAAGGTATCTTGCAGTCTATACCTGTATGAGGTGCACGATTGATCAAGAAGCAGGCCGTGCTCACTGCTTCAGCCCAGAACCTCCTTGGCAAACCAGCATTGAAGAGCATACATCGTGCTCTCTCTAGAAGTGTCTGATTCATGCGTTCCgctacaccattttgttgtggtgtGTGTCGAACTGTGTGATGCCGGGCAATTCCTTCATCTTTGCAGAACTCATCGAACTCCTTTGAACAGAATTCCAGACCATTATCAGTTCTCAGCCTTTTGATCTTCTTTCCAGTTTGATTCTCCACTAAGGCCTTCCACtgcttgaaattcttgaaagctTCACCTTTTTCCTTTATAACGATTACCCAAGTCatccttgaataatcatcaattatGGATAAAAAATACCGACAGCCTCCCAAGGACTCAACTCGTGAAGGACCCCAACAGTCAGAATGGATGTAATCCAGTGTGCCTTTTGTCCTGTGAATTGCCTTCCCAAACTTTCTGCGATGTAATTTACCGAAAGTACAATGTTCACAGAATCCAAGATCAGTGACCTTGTGGCCTTCTAGAAGATCACGTTTAGACAGAATCTGCATCCCTCTTTCGCTCATATGACCAAGCCTAATGTGCCACAACTTGGTCATATCAGACCTGCGATCTTCAGAAGAtgcaacagcagcagcagcagcagcagaacCTGTTAGCGTAGAACCTTGTAAGATGTACAGGGTGCCATGCTTAACTCCTTTGAGAACCACTAATGAACCTTTACTGATGCACAACTCTCCACTTCCTCCGCTGAACCTGAAACCCTTACTGTCAAGAGTACTAAGTGATATCAGATTCTTCGTCATTTTAGGGACGTGCCTGACTTCGTTCAGTGTGACAATTTTTCCAGTATGTGTCCTGATTTTAATCGAACCGATTCCAACAGCCTTACATACAGCGCTATTAGCCATCACGACATTTCTGCCATCTATCTGCTCATATGTTGTAAACCATTCCCTATTTGGACATATGCGATAGGATGCCCCAGAATCAAGAACCCACACATCAGAGTGATGTGTTGGTTCGTTTGCAATTAGGGCCAGGTCTTCTTCTGAATTTTCAGCTTCCTTTTCTGCAACTGAAGCTGAAGCGTGTTGTTTTTCCTGCTGTTTCTTCTTCTTGGGACAATCAGATTTCCAATGACCCATTTCCTTGCAATAGTTACAGACATCATCCGGCTTGGGACCTTTAGAGAACTGCTTCTTATTTCCGGACTTCTTTTTTCCCAATTTTCCTTTACCACTACTGACAACTAATCCAGCAGCCTGATTATCTGTAACATTACCAGCCGTCTTATGGCGCAACTCTCTACTATGCAGTGCTGATCTTACTTCTTCTAAAGTCACTGTATCTTTACCGCCAATAAAAGACTGAACAAAATTCTCATACGATAACGGTAGAGACACTAACAGAATCAACGCAGCATCCTCATCCTCAATTTTAACATCAATATTACGCAATTCAAGAAGAATTGTATTTAATTGATCTAAATGTTCTCGAAGAGGAGTACCTTCCTGCATACGCAGACCGAACAGATGTTGCTTTAGGAGCAACTTGTTGGTTAAAGACTTCGTCATATAGAGACTTTCGAGTTTAACCCACAAACCCGCAGCAGTTTCTTCACCGGCGACCTCAGTGATGACATCATCTGCCAGACACAGCATGATTGTCGAGTGAGTCTTTTCCTCCAGACTCATCGACTCTTCATCAACGGAATCCGATTTCTTCTTCGTCAGCGGACTCCACAGGCCCTGCTGCTTTAACAGAGCCCGCATCTTGATCTGCCATAAACTGAAACTATTTCTCCCGGTGAACTTGTCGATCTTGATGTTCAAAGCAGACATGTTGTTGCGTGATCCGAGCCCTAGGACAAACctagagctctgataccagtttgttatAACAGATGCAACGGAACAGaagaacaaacaagaatagacaGGAACAACTTGGGGGAAATCAGATTTTATTAGGGTTGTAATCGGAATAGTTTACAAACTAAAATaaggtgtatatatatacaaccaAACAGACTGGACCCAAAATAGACCCAAAACAAGATCCAAAATAAAACAGACACGGTAACTAATATATACCGTCCGTACAGCTCAGCGGGGGTTGAAGATCTAATTCAAGGCATCTCAACAGTTCTATATGCGAGTGTTGATTTTCGCAATCGGCTTAAACCACCCTTGCCCGGAAGGTACTTTGGAAATGCTGTCTTACCTGTACCAGCAAGAGCCATTGTCGGTGACCTCCAATCGAGGCCACTAAGCTATGCTTCAAGCAAAATTAAGGAAGCAATAGAGAATGTTACAGATGAGTATGTAAGGTCATATCTTGTTTGTATGAAGAACATTCCGGAGGTATCTAGCAGTCGTCAGTTTCACACCGTTGGTTATCCGCAGTGGTTGTTCTTAGGAAATCCCAATTTGCTCGTTACAAGTTTGGTTGGTCTGGGCTTGTACAAAGCCCATTTTGGGTGGggaaatgaaattttcatgacCCCTGGGTCAGTAGGTTATGACGGAAGACTCTTCATTATTCCTAGTCCTAATGGAGATGGATCGTTCTTTATACCATTGCGCCTACAAGCAGAACATATTAATGCTTTTAAGAAGCATTTCTATGAAGATATTTGTAATTTGTGTAGTTTCATGGGGCTCAGTAAAAAGCTTAGTCATATGTAATGTAAGATTTAGGTGCCACGaacatttgaatttatttgttgGACAGGGAACCTACAAATTGGCAGCTGGTAGAGAACAGTTCAAATTGTTGGACGTGGAACTTttaagaaatggaagattgagtaaAGGGAAGCCAAAAATTTGTCTCTAAATAGTAGCAAATAAGGAGACTTTTACTCCTTTGAGATAGCTAGTATGACCTTTACGATgtcctttttcttaaaaaaaaaaaaagattaatcttGTATGtatcaaaagtggatacattaATGAGTATGGATACTTGTTAATTCATCTCAATTTGAACTGACTCTCAACTTCAATTTTTACACATGTTGTATATACCTATATCTGTTATTGTATATACtatcaatatatataagattaatttttttcttaagcAAGGGCAATAgcacccctttttttttagtataagcaGAAGGATTCAAATCCAAGATCTCTTGCTTATACTCCCTCCCCTCGTATCACCCAACCCATTCCTCCTCcttatataagattaattaaaaaaaaaatatgatgaaTAATCTTTTTCATAATATTATTACTTTTTAGTGTCAATCTATAAAACTTGCTTCTTGCATagtaaaatttgaattatgaTGAGCAATGTGTGTTGGGTACTTAATTGTCATATTCCATCCCATAGCAAAGAAACTTGTAAATTGCACAATGGCATATCGACTATTAGATTAAGCTAGGAATGGAGTAGCTTTGGAACCACCATGGACACTACAAAAAATGATCAACCATGCGCTTGAATTTAtttagagaaaaatggtgaccatgtaatcttttttttccctctcttgtGGAATAACATTTATAACCTATCTTATCTTAGTCTGAGGGGAAGAAAGAATCCAAGTGAGAGGGAAAGAACCCATATAAAGTAGAGGAGTACACTATTAGACATCTTAAAGCAAAGGACTTATAGTCCAAGAGGAATTTTATATTCCTTCTCAATGGCCAGCTTCCCAAATCCAGATTGGTTCTATGTAATCAACTCAGTGCAGAGTTCCCTTCATGTCTTCTAGCTTCAACATTGTGCACTTAAGAACAATTCCTGTTCATCTTGTCTCAAATTTAGAGCtgcctccaaaaaaaaaaaaagaagagaatattaatgcaaaattacccttgctttttcgaaatttgatatatagaactcttttgattattttccaAAGTCTTTAAGGTACTTTACCATGTCAtaattctctctctctatttgtttttaaaaaattacttaCATATTTGTAAATTCCTTTTTGGTTTATTGCCCTTTTCTTTGATGTTAAAATAGGCAATACATAATATTGCTGGAGTGAGATTGATGCCAAAGTAATGAAATGtcatcttctttttctcttaaaAAGAAGTAAAGAATGTTAAGAAAGAACTTTTTGGGTACATTCTCCAAGAGAATTTTATGAAAAGTTGAGAGTAAATGTAAATCTCACAAAAAGATCGCCATCCAATTTATCAACTTAAAAGGAGGTCTTTATAATCtctatatttaaaaaaaaaagaataatttcaaaaattttaagtaCTATagacttgttttttttttttttttaaaaggtacCGTTAAACCCCTATATAAAGGCCTGAGGTCAATTCTCTTCTTCGGCAAAAGAGTTGAGATTTTCAATCCATCAACATCTAATTTGCAGGCACCACTAATGCCAATTGTCCTTCCAAATCCCCCATACGATATTGGACTTCGGCCTAATCACAATTAGCCCAACCAGATGAAACTTCCTTCATCGGAAATTACACGTGGCTTCTTTCTGTACTGCCgacatatatacatttatttttCCCTGGTCCCTGTTGATGGTCTCATGGTACCACTACTTATGTAAGATGGAAAACCAAGGAGAGGAGCCCAAGCCCACCTTTTAATTAGACAATGACCTTAAACACGGAAGAATCTTCAAACCAAGCTCAGGTTCCGATTTGGTCTCGATTGGACGGTCACAAAAAAGGAcatcattttttatgattatatttttttatttttttttatatacattaaattgttataataatttttttataaaaaatttaaaaaaatacaatccagGCAAGGCCTTTAGCATTGCGGTGGAGTTCTGTTTTTTCTTGCTGCTGCATGctcttttgtctttcttttgtcTTTACGCCGGACCAATACGTTGGTAAGGAGCACAGATCACGTGTAAGGTACGAATACAATTACTGACGTCAAAGCGGTTTAGATCAGGCACAAAGCGGTTTAGATCAGGCACATGAGGGGTAAATTTTACCGGGAAACATAAGGCTTTTGTAAGACGCAGATTGAATGGACATAAAGATGATTGAGAGGACAGAAACTGCAGAGCTTTTGTTTTgggaataatttcagaaatctccctgcgatttctaacaattttactGAGATTCCTTaaggtttaaaaaattacacttatctCCCTTATTTTGATAGTTTTACTAACAAAACTTCAAAACAATATTGACTTGaacaattttttaaatgaacACCCAAAAATACTCTTGTGGAAtgagtttaatttatttttctatacaattataggattatttagtataattataagaaaaagatatcaaatttttcatgttcatatctattatttaataaacaactataataataattttattactatGATATGACATTtttaatggtattttattatgaatttagatttataagactaaaaagaaaatgttgaaataattcatttagaatttataagtttttggaagagtgagattatcataatttagtagtgcTTTTGggtcatttccttttgatttattgttaattttaataccaaaaaatagaaaacaaatattagcaaaaacattggattacatataaaattaactcgtcaaaaaaaaaattactagctTGACATTTGGTTATAATAGAAACCTAGAGGCAATAGTGGTAGTTTTACAGTTTTATTGgcgaaaaatttaaaaaaaaggaataagaaggaaaaaaatgaaaaaataattttaaaactcattctAAATACAAGCAATATCAAATAAGAGAATTTCATAAAATATTTgagaataaaattattattttaaataataagagagatatatataattttttaaattttagaggAACTcagtaaaattgtaaaaaatctCATGAGAGTTTCGGAAATAATCCGTTTGTTTTGTTATGGTGGGCAGAGTTGGGGAAGTAAAAAGGCAACTTGTTAGTAGTTGACGCAATTAACGAGAACAATTTGAGTTGACGTGCGGCAGAATACCAAGTACAATTGTGTCAGCTTTTTACCTCAAAAATGGTAGAGAGTATTAGAGGAGGGTAGCAACTGTTTCTAAATGTTTATTGtcaaaatttggtaaaaaaaaaaaatgtaaggtCTA
This window contains:
- the LOC140017718 gene encoding hydroxycinnamoyl-CoA:piscidic acid hydroxycinnamoyltransferase-like; this translates as MQRNRRTNKNRQEQLGGNQILLGFSAGVEDLIQGISTVLYASVDFRNRLKPPLPGRYFGNAVLPVPARAIVGDLQSRPLSYASSKIKEAIENVTDEYVRSYLVCMKNIPEVSSSRQFHTVGYPQWLFLGNPNLLVTSLVGLGLYKAHFGWGNEIFMTPGSVGYDGRLFIIPSPNGDGSFFIPLRLQAEHINAFKKHFYEDICNLCSFMGLSKKLSHM